Within the Pseudomonas putida genome, the region CCGACCACGCCTTCGAACCCTTCCAGTGCGTCGCCTGGGATGCACCCAATGGTACTGGTGAGCTGAGCCTGGCAGTGATCGACCGGACCAGCACCCGTATCGGCAGCAAGCAAGTGTCTTCGCGCATCTATTCCGACCCGGCCCAGTGGGCCAGCCTCATCGAGGAAGTGCGCGCCGAACTGTGCCAGAAAGGTTATGCCCTGCAACCCTGGTCGATGCCGAAGTAATATCAGCGTTCGCCTGCAAGTGCGTGCTTGGCACGCACTTGGGCAACTTTTCCAGTGCCAGTCAGGCAACTTTTATAACTGCGACAAAGTGTCACCCCTTCCTCGCACAGTGCATCACTGTTTGAGCCTGAAGTGCTCGATATGCTGATAGTCCGCTTGTAATTGCGTGGCCATCTGCCGTGCTCGCCCCAGACGAACTGGCGCCATTTCCATGTCGACCAACAGTGTGGCGCAGGGCATCGGCTGTAGATCGTTCGAGCGCTGCAGACGGCCATCGGTGAATACCAGGCAGCGCTGCTGCTCTTGCGGATGGGCTTTTTGCCGTGCGTGCAACCAACGTCTGCCCTGCTCCAGGGCTGCAACCAACGGCGTACCGCCGCCAGCACCCAGCGCGTTCAACCAAGGTTGCAGGGACGCTGAGGCCTTCAGGCCATGGCGCTGCCACTGCGGTGCCCCGCCACTGGCTGTGAGCAAGGCTAGCCGGGCGCGCTGGCGATAAGCCTGATCGAACAGCTCTGCCAGCAGCCCTTTACTCTGGGCCAGCGCCTGATGCCGGCGGGTCGAGGCCGACGCATCGACGATCACCACCCACAGTTCGGCAGCACGGCCTTGGCGCTGTTGCCAGCAAAGGTCCTCGGGCAGGCGTGGGCGCCCCTTGAGCAACGTCGAAAGCCAGGCAACCCGGCCTTTCCCCGCCGCCCGCACGCGCCCACGGCTGGCTCCATTGTGTTTTCCAATCCGGGGCAAGGCATCCGCCACCTTGGTGCCTGACGGGCGGATGCTCAGGGCTTTTTTGCCCAGTTCGGTACCTCGCGCCGGGCGCCGCTGGCCACGGGCTGCGCAGGCAGCGCGCCCCAGTCACCCTGCCCGCCTTGGCTATCCCCATCGCGCCCACCTGCCTGTGGGGGCTCGGAGGGAGGAGCAACCTCAGGCGGTACTTTGCGTCGATGGCGCAACGCAAATTCTGCTACTGCTTGGATATCGATCTCTTCGATCGCCCCCGCGCCGCGCCAGGCACAGTGGGCGCGGGCGGCACGTAGCCACACCAGGTCGGCTCGCATGCCATCGACCCCTGCGGCGAAGCAACGCTCGGTAATCCAACCCAAGGCGCGGTCGTCCAGCGCGATCGCAGCAAGGCCTTGGCGCGCCACCTGGCAGCGCTCCCGCAATTGCGCCTGGGCAGCGGCCCACTGTTCACAGAACGCCAGCGGGTCGCTGTCGAATGCCAAGCGGCGACGAATGATCTGCTGGCGCGCTTGCGGCTCTGGCAGCCCGTCCAGCACCACGTTCAGGCCAAAGCGGTCAAGCAACTGCGGACGCAACTCGCCTTCTTCTGGATTCATGGTGCCGATCAGAACGAAACGGGCACTGTGGCGGTGGGAAATACCGTCACGTTCTATACGGTTGGTGCCGCTGGCAGCCACATCGAGCAGAAGA harbors:
- a CDS encoding vWA domain-containing protein, giving the protein MRAAGKGRVAWLSTLLKGRPRLPEDLCWQQRQGRAAELWVVIVDASASTRRHQALAQSKGLLAELFDQAYRQRARLALLTASGGAPQWQRHGLKASASLQPWLNALGAGGGTPLVAALEQGRRWLHARQKAHPQEQQRCLVFTDGRLQRSNDLQPMPCATLLVDMEMAPVRLGRARQMATQLQADYQHIEHFRLKQ
- a CDS encoding ATP-binding protein, yielding MNEPVQFPLAAVVGADDLKLALCLTAIDPKIGGVLIEGPRGMAKSTLARGLADLLGEGPFVTLPLGASEERLVGTLDLDAALGQGKAQFSPGVLAQADGGVLYVDEVNLLPDTLVDLLLDVAASGTNRIERDGISHRHSARFVLIGTMNPEEGELRPQLLDRFGLNVVLDGLPEPQARQQIIRRRLAFDSDPLAFCEQWAAAQAQLRERCQVARQGLAAIALDDRALGWITERCFAAGVDGMRADLVWLRAARAHCAWRGAGAIEEIDIQAVAEFALRHRRKVPPEVAPPSEPPQAGGRDGDSQGGQGDWGALPAQPVASGARREVPNWAKKP